Proteins encoded by one window of Kribbella italica:
- a CDS encoding ABC transporter permease, which produces MTVDLSAPVLTATATRRRQEWPFYLSAAVLALAVIAAVFAPIVSPFDPSQTDFGALWEPPNATHWLGTDQLGRDILSRIIHGARPSLLGAIALLAVATVMGVVIGITAAWKGGWVDTALSRVTDVMFAFPGLLFVVLVIAVFDRGQLTSVLGMALAYAPAIAKFTRAIALEEMARPYVDAYRLQGVGGVVLCGRYLLPNLMPTLVGYLVVLFGEGLMSLASLNFLGFGSQPPSSEWGLMVQEGRTGVIQGIVGPALIPGLTIAIVVVATNVIGVRLSDKLAVRK; this is translated from the coding sequence ATGACCGTTGATCTGTCCGCGCCCGTCCTGACCGCCACGGCCACCCGCCGTCGCCAGGAGTGGCCGTTCTACCTGAGTGCCGCCGTCCTGGCGCTGGCCGTGATCGCCGCGGTCTTCGCGCCGATCGTCTCGCCGTTCGATCCGTCCCAGACCGACTTCGGCGCGCTCTGGGAGCCGCCGAACGCGACCCACTGGCTCGGCACCGACCAGTTGGGCCGCGACATCTTGTCGCGGATCATCCACGGGGCGCGGCCGAGCCTGCTCGGCGCGATCGCGCTGCTCGCGGTCGCGACCGTGATGGGCGTCGTGATCGGCATCACCGCTGCCTGGAAGGGCGGCTGGGTCGACACGGCGCTGAGCCGGGTGACCGACGTGATGTTCGCGTTCCCGGGCCTGCTGTTCGTCGTCCTGGTGATCGCGGTGTTCGACCGCGGGCAACTGACCTCGGTCCTGGGGATGGCGCTGGCCTACGCGCCGGCGATCGCCAAGTTCACCCGCGCGATCGCGCTGGAGGAGATGGCCCGCCCGTACGTCGACGCGTACCGCCTGCAGGGAGTCGGCGGTGTCGTGCTGTGCGGCAGGTACCTGTTGCCCAACCTGATGCCCACGCTCGTCGGCTACCTGGTCGTGCTGTTCGGCGAGGGCCTGATGAGCCTCGCGTCGCTGAACTTCCTCGGCTTCGGCTCGCAGCCGCCGAGCTCGGAGTGGGGCCTGATGGTGCAGGAAGGCCGGACCGGTGTCATCCAGGGCATCGTCGGCCCGGCCCTGATCCCCGGGCTGACGATCGCGATCGTGGTGGTCGCGACCAACGTCATCGGCGTCCGGCTGTCCGACAAGCTGGCGGTGAGGAAATGA
- a CDS encoding ABC transporter ATP-binding protein: protein MLLEIEDLTLRVPTVEILRGISLQVATGETVGLVGESGSGKSTTARAALRLFPDEAQAGGRVSVGGVDVLSAADATVQKIRANDAAMIFQAPRTALNPVRRIGDSATERLVQVHGLTKKAARSKLLTLFEHVGLRDPESLLRKYPHQLSGGMLQRVVIAAALSIDPKLLLADEATSALDVTTQAEVLALLKRLRGERDLGVLFITHDLHLAAAYCDRVYVMREGLIVDHQPGATIFENPANEYTRQLSEAVPTLPEQDGEVVTR, encoded by the coding sequence ATGCTGCTCGAGATCGAGGACCTGACGCTGCGCGTCCCGACGGTGGAGATCCTGCGCGGGATCTCGTTGCAGGTGGCAACCGGTGAGACGGTCGGGCTGGTCGGCGAGTCCGGGTCCGGCAAGTCGACCACCGCCCGCGCGGCGCTGCGGCTGTTCCCGGACGAAGCCCAGGCCGGCGGCCGGGTCAGCGTCGGGGGAGTGGACGTGCTGTCCGCCGCCGACGCGACCGTGCAGAAGATCCGGGCGAACGACGCCGCGATGATCTTCCAGGCACCCCGTACGGCGCTCAACCCCGTACGCCGGATCGGCGACTCGGCGACCGAGCGGCTGGTCCAGGTGCACGGGCTGACCAAGAAGGCCGCGCGGTCCAAGCTGCTCACGCTGTTCGAGCACGTCGGGCTGCGGGACCCGGAGAGTCTGCTGAGGAAGTACCCGCACCAGCTGTCGGGCGGGATGCTGCAGCGGGTCGTGATCGCGGCCGCGCTGAGCATCGACCCGAAGCTGCTGCTGGCCGACGAGGCAACCAGCGCTTTGGACGTGACCACGCAGGCCGAAGTACTTGCCTTGCTCAAGCGGTTGCGTGGCGAGCGGGACCTCGGCGTCCTGTTCATCACCCACGACCTGCACCTGGCGGCGGCGTACTGCGACCGCGTGTACGTGATGCGCGAGGGGCTGATCGTCGACCACCAGCCCGGGGCGACGATCTTCGAGAACCCGGCCAACGAGTACACGCGGCAGCTGTCGGAAGCCGTTCCGACGCTGCCCGAGCAGGACGGCGAGGTGGTGACCCGATGA
- a CDS encoding ABC transporter substrate-binding protein: protein MSASSLKRFTTGTAFAAAGVLVAAGCGDSGSPAQSPVLDQIKLVDSTPAAAGQLDKAIWFMPKEPRSLDLDNDAANSQSDLILANVCDRLLQLQPDLTLKPGLAEKYAWKDATTLVFTIRQGVTFHDGSPMTADDVLWSLDRHRADGASESDEYVNVTGVTKTGPNEVTVKFKQSDAVFVEAIAGDAGVVLSRKGVESQGKKYGTPAGTDACTGPFQLKEWQSGKSITLTKAPNYWNKPKAAKTDEITFKWGSDDVIVNSLKTGEATGSYLENLSSATQLATGGATTVSQGPDTRVWNMMITDRGGLKDVWLRKALAMSIDRAGVAKAAFSGLGQPWKEPVGSGAWGYEKDKFKAAYDALPGLPAKPEQSDLDAAKKLVQEVGETQPLIIASDGSPVRNVIANAFVDAAQKIGLKATITQIPTAQYDPYDETIRKSVDILTDDYFVSKNDPVGFYKNGVSTSTVQWLLKDPAYDALVSKGRAALDDGERAGIAIELAKKWSEAMPWIPVVDSPSTVALSSKVTGVPASGCYRYSPWAADLGTKGA, encoded by the coding sequence ATGTCCGCCTCCTCTCTGAAGAGGTTCACCACCGGTACGGCGTTCGCCGCGGCCGGCGTGCTCGTCGCCGCCGGCTGCGGTGACAGCGGCAGCCCGGCGCAGTCGCCGGTGCTGGACCAGATCAAGCTGGTCGACAGCACCCCGGCCGCGGCCGGTCAGCTCGACAAGGCGATCTGGTTCATGCCGAAGGAGCCGCGTTCGCTCGATCTCGACAACGACGCGGCCAACTCGCAGAGCGATCTGATCCTGGCCAACGTCTGCGACCGCCTCCTGCAGCTGCAGCCCGACCTGACCCTCAAGCCGGGGCTGGCCGAGAAGTACGCCTGGAAGGACGCGACCACACTGGTCTTCACGATCCGCCAGGGCGTCACCTTCCACGACGGCAGCCCGATGACGGCCGACGACGTGCTGTGGAGCCTGGACCGGCACCGCGCCGACGGCGCCTCGGAGTCCGACGAGTACGTGAACGTCACCGGGGTCACCAAGACCGGCCCGAACGAGGTGACGGTCAAGTTCAAGCAGTCCGACGCCGTCTTCGTCGAGGCGATCGCCGGCGACGCGGGCGTCGTCCTGAGCCGCAAGGGTGTCGAGTCGCAGGGCAAGAAGTACGGTACGCCGGCCGGGACCGACGCCTGCACCGGCCCGTTCCAGCTGAAGGAGTGGCAGTCCGGCAAGTCGATCACGCTGACCAAGGCGCCGAACTACTGGAACAAGCCGAAGGCCGCGAAGACCGACGAGATCACCTTCAAGTGGGGCAGCGACGACGTGATCGTCAACTCCCTGAAGACCGGCGAGGCGACCGGCTCGTACCTGGAGAACCTGTCCTCGGCGACCCAGCTCGCCACCGGCGGTGCCACGACGGTCAGCCAGGGCCCGGACACCCGGGTCTGGAACATGATGATCACCGACCGCGGCGGCCTGAAGGACGTCTGGCTGCGCAAGGCGCTGGCGATGTCGATCGACCGCGCGGGCGTGGCCAAGGCCGCGTTCTCGGGTCTCGGCCAGCCGTGGAAGGAGCCCGTCGGTTCCGGTGCCTGGGGCTACGAGAAGGACAAGTTCAAGGCCGCGTACGACGCCCTGCCGGGCCTGCCCGCCAAGCCCGAGCAGTCCGACCTGGACGCGGCCAAGAAGCTGGTCCAGGAGGTCGGGGAGACCCAGCCGCTGATCATCGCCAGCGACGGATCGCCGGTCCGCAACGTGATCGCCAACGCGTTCGTCGACGCCGCCCAGAAGATCGGGCTGAAGGCAACGATCACGCAGATCCCGACCGCGCAGTACGACCCGTACGACGAGACGATCCGCAAGAGCGTCGACATCCTGACCGACGACTACTTCGTCTCCAAGAACGACCCGGTCGGCTTCTACAAGAACGGCGTCAGCACCTCGACGGTGCAGTGGCTGCTCAAGGACCCGGCGTACGACGCGCTGGTCAGCAAGGGCCGCGCGGCCTTGGACGACGGAGAACGGGCCGGCATCGCGATCGAGCTGGCCAAGAAGTGGTCCGAGGCGATGCCGTGGATCCCGGTGGTGGACAGCCCGAGCACGGTGGCGCTGTCGTCGAAGGTGACCGGCGTTCCGGCCAGCGGTTGCTACCGCTACTCGCCGTGGGCCGCCGACCTCGGGACCAAGGGGGCCTGA
- a CDS encoding putative quinol monooxygenase, translated as MIFITAKFRVLPDDADNWPAITADFTTATRNEPGCLWFDWSRSVDDPTEYVLVEAFADDDAASAHVTSAHFKAAQQSLPPHLLETPRIVNFKLDQNNWSELGELAVNR; from the coding sequence ATGATCTTCATCACCGCGAAGTTCCGCGTCCTGCCCGACGACGCCGACAACTGGCCCGCCATCACCGCCGACTTCACCACTGCGACCCGCAACGAGCCCGGCTGCCTGTGGTTCGACTGGTCCCGCTCGGTCGACGACCCCACCGAGTACGTCCTCGTCGAGGCTTTCGCCGACGACGACGCCGCCTCGGCCCACGTCACCTCAGCCCACTTCAAGGCGGCCCAGCAGTCCCTCCCACCCCACCTGCTCGAGACGCCCCGCATCGTCAACTTCAAACTCGACCAGAACAACTGGTCCGAACTGGGCGAACTAGCCGTCAACCGCTGA
- a CDS encoding ABC transporter ATP-binding protein, protein MTVLAVDKLCKTFHGRRGQAPVVAARDISFSVEAGGSLGVVGESGSGKTTVARMLVGLATPDGGTVTVDGRETGRSERGKAARLRRAREIQMVFQDPYTSLDRRLSVESCLRDVLNRHRSDLAKAQAAAEVANLLDQVGLASKLAASRPHELSGGQRQRVAIARALAVRPKVLVLDEAVSALDVSVQARILALLNELRAALGIALVFVSHDLAVVGEVTDHILVMYRGDDVEQNATAELLRRPRHPYTQMLLSSAPGPGWQPERVAELRAAFALTEGRS, encoded by the coding sequence ATGACTGTTCTCGCGGTCGACAAGCTCTGCAAGACCTTCCACGGCCGCCGCGGGCAGGCGCCGGTGGTGGCCGCTCGCGACATCAGCTTCTCCGTCGAGGCCGGTGGTTCGCTCGGCGTCGTCGGCGAGTCCGGCTCCGGCAAGACCACGGTCGCCCGGATGCTGGTCGGCCTGGCCACGCCCGACGGGGGCACGGTCACGGTCGACGGCCGGGAGACCGGCCGGTCCGAGCGCGGTAAGGCGGCCCGGCTGCGCCGCGCCCGGGAGATCCAGATGGTGTTCCAGGATCCCTACACCTCGCTCGACCGCAGGCTCAGTGTCGAGTCCTGCCTGCGTGACGTCCTGAACCGGCACCGCTCGGACCTGGCCAAAGCCCAAGCCGCGGCCGAGGTCGCCAACCTGCTCGACCAGGTCGGCCTGGCGAGCAAGCTCGCGGCGTCCCGGCCGCACGAGCTCAGTGGTGGCCAGCGGCAACGGGTCGCGATCGCGCGGGCGCTCGCCGTACGGCCGAAGGTGCTCGTGCTGGACGAGGCGGTCTCCGCGCTCGACGTCTCGGTCCAGGCCAGGATCCTTGCCCTGCTCAACGAGCTCCGCGCCGCGCTCGGGATCGCGCTGGTCTTCGTCAGCCACGACCTGGCCGTGGTCGGTGAGGTCACCGACCACATCCTGGTGATGTACCGCGGCGACGACGTCGAGCAGAACGCCACGGCCGAGCTGCTCCGCCGGCCACGTCACCCCTACACCCAGATGCTGCTCTCCTCCGCCCCCGGACCCGGCTGGCAGCCGGAGCGGGTGGCCGAGCTGCGCGCGGCATTCGCTCTCACCGAAGGACGTTCATGA
- a CDS encoding ABC transporter permease gives MVALRRLGAMVLTLVISSFVIFAGMYAAPGDPVAFLIGNPENMTPERIAAVRAEYHLDQPFLHQYWIWATDLLHGDFGSSFIYQQPVTDLLGSRLPVTLSLVAYSGVLFIVIGVLLGVVSALRKGTAIDSFITGITTFATSIPNFVVAVVLISVFAVKLRWFSVSGPGEGFFGRIHHLTLPAIALALGAIAVVSRVTRQTMVEQQSLDHVEAARSYGLQSRKTVLRHVLRNSLGPIVTMCGLILAGMLAGTVVVEGVFGLNGIGSLLVEAINTHDFPVVQAILLYMVIAYMAVTVLVDLIYPLLDARVLARSVS, from the coding sequence ATGGTCGCACTGCGGCGCCTTGGCGCGATGGTGCTCACCCTGGTGATCAGCTCGTTCGTGATCTTCGCCGGGATGTACGCAGCGCCCGGTGACCCGGTCGCGTTCCTGATCGGCAACCCGGAGAACATGACACCGGAGCGGATCGCCGCGGTGCGGGCCGAGTACCACCTGGACCAGCCGTTCCTGCACCAGTACTGGATCTGGGCGACCGATCTGCTGCACGGTGACTTCGGCTCGTCGTTCATCTACCAGCAGCCGGTCACCGACCTGCTCGGCAGCCGGCTGCCGGTGACGCTGTCCCTGGTCGCGTACTCCGGGGTGCTGTTCATCGTGATCGGTGTCCTGCTCGGCGTGGTCTCCGCGCTGCGCAAGGGCACCGCGATCGACTCCTTCATCACCGGTATCACCACGTTCGCGACCTCGATCCCGAACTTCGTCGTCGCGGTCGTGCTGATCTCGGTGTTCGCGGTGAAACTGCGCTGGTTCTCGGTGTCGGGCCCGGGCGAGGGTTTCTTCGGCCGGATCCACCACCTCACCCTGCCGGCCATCGCGCTCGCGCTCGGCGCGATCGCGGTGGTCAGCCGGGTCACCCGGCAGACGATGGTCGAGCAGCAGAGTCTCGACCACGTCGAGGCGGCCCGCAGCTACGGTCTTCAGTCCCGGAAGACCGTCCTGCGGCACGTCCTGCGGAACTCCCTCGGCCCGATCGTGACGATGTGCGGGCTGATCCTGGCCGGCATGCTGGCCGGCACGGTCGTGGTCGAGGGAGTCTTCGGGCTGAACGGGATCGGCAGCCTGCTGGTGGAGGCGATCAACACCCACGACTTCCCGGTGGTGCAGGCGATCCTGCTCTACATGGTGATCGCCTACATGGCCGTCACTGTGCTCGTCGACCTGATCTATCCGTTGCTCGACGCAAGGGTCCTGGCCAGGAGCGTCTCATGA
- a CDS encoding C45 family autoproteolytic acyltransferase/hydolase gives MRIIEVSSPSAYDRGLQYGRAAADLVGASIAYYRAAFEEQLGRTWTEIQTLSAPWERLVATDFPELYEELRGIAAGAGVAVREIVVLNCRGEIVYDAAKYRKTDETDGCTSFSITGQAAADGHVYAGQNWDWRHAVRDTVVVLKIVQPPKPTVIIQTEAGQIGRHGASSNGFALNANGLGGRFDETVGIPQTVIRRLVLDSTTISDALKVLIRTRAHIASNALLTDRSGFSIDLETTPGAHGWEYPVDGLLVHGNHYQAFVPPQLAAQHRPMSPDSLLRVPQARKGLQEAATTTDVPKAVRSAMSDHLGQPDSLCAHPDDRLGALSQWSTVLSSLVDLTTGDYRVAAGTPCEHDYELVPFNLYD, from the coding sequence ATGAGGATCATCGAGGTGTCGAGTCCGTCGGCCTATGATCGCGGACTGCAGTACGGACGCGCAGCCGCCGACCTGGTCGGGGCGTCGATCGCGTACTACCGGGCCGCGTTCGAGGAGCAGCTCGGCCGGACCTGGACCGAGATCCAGACCCTGTCCGCGCCGTGGGAACGCCTCGTGGCCACCGATTTCCCCGAACTGTACGAGGAGCTGCGGGGCATCGCGGCCGGTGCGGGTGTGGCGGTCCGCGAGATCGTTGTCCTGAACTGCCGCGGCGAGATCGTGTACGACGCCGCCAAGTACCGCAAGACCGACGAAACCGACGGCTGCACCTCCTTCTCGATCACCGGCCAAGCAGCCGCCGACGGTCACGTGTACGCCGGCCAGAACTGGGACTGGCGGCACGCCGTCAGGGACACCGTCGTGGTCCTGAAGATCGTCCAGCCGCCGAAACCGACCGTGATCATCCAGACCGAGGCCGGCCAGATCGGCCGGCACGGTGCCAGCAGTAACGGCTTCGCGCTGAACGCGAACGGCCTCGGCGGCCGTTTCGACGAGACCGTCGGCATACCGCAGACGGTGATCCGGCGCCTCGTCCTGGACTCCACGACGATCTCCGACGCCCTCAAGGTGCTCATCCGCACGAGGGCGCACATCGCGAGCAACGCCCTGCTGACCGACCGATCCGGTTTCAGCATCGATCTCGAGACCACGCCGGGCGCCCACGGCTGGGAGTACCCGGTCGACGGGTTGCTTGTGCACGGCAACCACTACCAGGCGTTCGTGCCCCCGCAGCTGGCGGCACAGCACCGGCCGATGTCCCCTGACTCACTCCTCCGGGTGCCACAGGCCCGGAAAGGCCTGCAAGAGGCGGCCACCACCACCGACGTACCGAAGGCAGTGCGGAGCGCGATGTCGGACCACCTGGGGCAGCCCGACTCACTCTGCGCCCATCCCGACGACCGGCTCGGCGCGCTGAGCCAATGGTCGACCGTGCTGTCCAGCCTGGTCGATCTCACCACCGGCGACTACCGCGTCGCAGCAGGCACCCCGTGCGAGCACGACTACGAGCTCGTGCCCTTCAATCTTTACGACTAG
- a CDS encoding MurR/RpiR family transcriptional regulator — MTDEVTGVTAKNPAIAELRARIRDHWDEFTPAAQAVCRSLSEISPERLLYLSAADLGVESRTSNATVIRTLQALGYKGLAELKDQVASPFGTAQREQRLRDRITSTGGDPKHVWDKVITEAIERIEFLNEGFPMDAYAEAVRLLLDAREIVSYGFGANYVAAEHLTLKLRRLGRPARAITNSGFRLADDLIGIQHGDVVVVIAPGRLILDAEAVIARGRSVGAHIILLSEQKVAERLAGDVTVAMHVPNTVTGITAEVLTSIVVTDALAQAVAAADTEHTLESAHTLATIRQQLGF, encoded by the coding sequence ATGACCGATGAGGTAACAGGGGTTACGGCAAAGAATCCGGCGATCGCGGAGCTTCGGGCGCGCATTCGTGACCATTGGGACGAGTTCACCCCCGCCGCGCAGGCGGTCTGCCGGTCGCTGTCCGAGATCTCTCCCGAGCGGCTGCTGTACCTGTCCGCGGCCGATCTGGGCGTCGAGAGCCGGACCAGCAACGCGACCGTGATCCGGACGCTGCAGGCACTCGGGTACAAGGGCCTGGCCGAGCTGAAGGACCAGGTCGCGTCCCCGTTCGGCACCGCGCAGCGCGAGCAGCGGCTGCGCGACCGGATCACGTCGACCGGCGGCGACCCCAAGCACGTCTGGGACAAGGTGATCACCGAGGCGATCGAGCGGATCGAGTTCCTCAACGAGGGCTTCCCGATGGACGCGTACGCCGAAGCCGTCCGGCTCCTGCTCGACGCCCGCGAGATCGTCTCGTACGGCTTCGGCGCGAACTACGTCGCCGCCGAGCACCTCACCTTGAAGCTCCGCCGCCTGGGCCGCCCCGCCCGCGCGATCACCAACTCGGGCTTCCGCCTGGCCGACGACCTGATCGGCATCCAGCACGGCGACGTCGTGGTGGTGATCGCCCCCGGCCGCCTGATCCTGGACGCCGAAGCCGTCATCGCCCGCGGACGCTCGGTCGGCGCGCACATCATCCTGCTCTCGGAGCAAAAGGTCGCCGAACGCCTCGCCGGCGACGTCACGGTCGCCATGCACGTCCCCAACACCGTCACCGGCATCACCGCCGAGGTCCTCACCTCGATCGTCGTCACCGACGCCCTCGCCCAGGCGGTCGCGGCAGCCGACACGGAACACACGCTGGAGTCCGCCCACACGCTGGCGACCATCCGCCAGCAGTTGGGCTTCTGA